The stretch of DNA ATACAGGCAGTTGGCATCATACATGAACCTTTCGGTATGATTTGCCAGCGGAGGGAATTTGTCCCTGTTCTCCGAGGCATACATCCCCAACACAAGGCCCAGCTGCTTGAGGTTGTTCACGCAAGCAGAACGACGGGCTGATTCCCG from Candidatus Abyssobacteria bacterium SURF_5 encodes:
- a CDS encoding prepilin-type N-terminal cleavage/methylation domain-containing protein — encoded protein: MSNFVRGRKGFTLVELLVVIAIIGILAAILLPALAKARESARRSACVNNLKQLGLVLGMYASENRDKFPPLANHTERFMYDANCLY